Proteins co-encoded in one Bemisia tabaci chromosome 9, PGI_BMITA_v3 genomic window:
- the Cdc5 gene encoding cell division cycle 5-like protein → MPRIMIKGGVWRNTEDEILKAAVMKYGKNQWSRIASLLHRKSAKQCKARWFEWLDPSIKKTEWSREEDEKLLHLAKLMPTQWRTISPIIGRTAAQCLERYEYLLDQAQKKEEGEDMVDDPRKLKPGEIDPNPETKPARPDPKDMDEDELEMLSEARARLANTQGKKAKRKAREKQLEEARRLAAVQKRRELRAAGIDLAPRHKRKRGVDYNAEIPFEMRPAAGFYDTSNEVIDPLAPDFSRLRQQDLDGEQRSEREERERKRDKQKLKERKENDVPYGMLQNQEPIRKRSKLVLPEPQISDQELQQVVKLGRASEVAREAVAEGGNTVSDSLLEDYSLTPATIRGSQTPLRTPLTSAPASDRVLQEAQNILSLTNTPQSMRGKGQYATPTPVRDKLNINPEETFETQVKEQLKASLSTLPAPLNDYEIVVPEDEESGETPAENEENVEDQADIDAKALATMQLQRELELKSRSQVIQRSLPRPPDVNIVLRPQNVEPPLTDLQKAEELIKREMITMLHYDALQNPVPSEKKQSNVVSQAQHLAYLEQHPYQPVPLEDIEEAKKLLAEEMNVVKQGMGHGDLSIDAFSQVWEECLSQVLYLPNQGRYTRANLASKKDRLESLEKRLEQNRNHMTKEARRASKMEKKLKILLGGYQTRASALMKQIHDLNEEAERARIELSTFKFLLKQEAAAIPRRLESLTEDVNRQQQREKSLQAKYGELQAIIEDIKQKQKA, encoded by the exons ATGCCGCGGATTATGATCAAAGGGGGTGTTTGGAGAAACACCGAG GATGAAATCCTCAAAGCCGCGGtcatgaaatatggcaaaaacCAGTGGTCCAGAATAGCATCTCTTCTCCATCGCAAATCAGCAAAACAGTGCAAAGCTCGTTGGTTTGAGTGGCTGGACCCGAGTATCAAAAAAACAGAATGGAGCAGGGAGGAAGACGAAAAACTCCTCCATCTTGCCAAACTCATGCCAACCCAGTGGCGCACAATTTCACCCATCATAGGAAGGACCGCCGCTCAATGTCTAGAGCGCTACGAGTATCTCTTGGACCAGGCTCaaaagaaagaggaaggagaagacaTGGTGGACGACCCTCGGAAGCTGAAACCGGGAGAAATCGATCCGAATCCGGAAACCAAACCGGCTCGTCCGGATCCAAAAGACATGGACGAGGATGAGCTTGAAATGTTGTCTGAGGCCCGAGCTAG gTTGGCAAACACACAAGGCAAAAAAGCCAAGCGCAAAGCTCGAGAGAAGCAGTTGGAAGAAGCCAGACGATTGGCAGCAGTGCAAAAGCGAAGGGAGTTGCGGGCTGCAGGAATTGATCTCGCTCCTCGACACAAACGCAAACGAGGAGTCGACTACAATGCAGAGATTCCCTTTGAAATGCGCCCTGCTGCAGGTTTTTACGACACATCCAATGAAGTCATCGATCCTTTGgctcctgatttttctcgactgcGTCAGCAAGATCTAGACGGAGAGCAGCGCAGTGAGCGTGAAGAGCGAGAAAGGAAGCGGGACAAACAGAAGCTCAAAGAACGCAAAGAAAATGATGTACCATACGGCATGTTACAAAATCAAGAGCCAATTCGCAAGAGGAGTAAACTTGTATTACCAGAGCCTCAAATTTCAGATCAAGAGCTCCAACAG gttGTCAAGTTGGGAAGGGCAAGTGAAGTTGCGAGGGAAGCAGTTGCGGAaggtggcaacactgtttcCGATTCACTTCTGGAGGATTACTCGCTGACGCCAGCGACAATACGGGGCTCCCAGACCCCACTGCGAACACCACTTACCTCAGCACCAGCAAGTGACAGGGTGCTTCAGGAAGCGCAGAATATTCTATCTTTAACAAACACGCCACAGAGCATGCGAGGGAAAGGCCAATATGCCACTCCCACTCCAGTCAGAGACAAATTGAACATCAATCCAGAAGAAACATTCGAGACTCAG GTGAAAGAGCAGTTGAAAGCCAGTTTGAGCACTCTACCAGCACCTTTAAATGACTATGAAATCGTTGTACCAGAGGACGAAGAAAGCGGAGAAACCCCagcggaaaatgaagaaaacgtTGAAGATCAAGCAGACATTGACGCCAAAGCCTTGGCCACCATGCAATTACAAA GAGAGCTAGAGCTAAAAAGTAGATCTCAAGTAATACAAAGGAGTCTTCCAAGACCGCCGGACGTCAACATTGTTCTGAGACCTCAAAATGTTGAACCTCCCTTAACGGACCTACAGAAG GCAGAAGAACTGATAAAACGAGAGATGATTACGATGCTGCACTATGATGCCCTCCAAAACCCTGTTCCATCTGAAAAGAAGCAGTCGAATGTTGTGTCCCAAGCGCAACACCTTGCCTATCTAGAGCAACATCCGTATCAACCAGTTCCTCTAGAGGATATTGAAGAA gcCAAAAAATTGCTAGCTGAAGAAATGAATGTTGTGAAACAAGGAATGGGACATGGAGATTTATCAATCGATGCATTCTCACAAGTCTGGGAAGAGTGTcttagtcag gtCTTGTATCTGCCGAATCAAGGGCGGTACACGAGAGCAAATTTAGCAAGTAAGAAAGACAGGTTAGAATCCCTTGAAAAGCGGCTAGAACAGAATCGGAATCACATGACAAAAGAAGCTAGGCGGGCgtcaaaaatggagaaaaagctTAAAATTCTACTTGGAGGATATCAG acaagaGCCTCAGCTTTAATGAAGCAAATCCACGACTTGAACGAAGAAGCTGAGCGAGCCCGCATTGAATTATCAACTTTCAAGTTCCTGCTCAAGCAAGAAGCTGCAGCAATCCCACGTAGATTAGAG TCTCTGACAGAGGATGTAAATCGACAGCAGCAAAGAGAAAAATCTCTTCAGGCTAAGTATGGAGAGCTGCAGGCAATCATCGAGGACATCAAACAGAAACAAAAAGCCTAA
- the LOC109036077 gene encoding histone H2A, which produces MSGRGKGGKSKTKAKTRSSRAGLQFPVGRIHRLLRKGNYAERVGGGAPVYLAAVLEYLTAEVLELAGNAARDNKKTRIIPRHLQLAIRNDEELNKLLTGVTIAEGGVLPNIQAILLPKKTGTTSGPVKSGKSKSQSQEY; this is translated from the exons ATGTCTGGCCGTGGAAAAGGAG GTAAATCTAAGACCAAAGCAAAGACGAGGTCTAGCAGAGCTGGACTGCAGTTCCCCGTTGGGCGTATCCACAGACTGCTAAGGAAAGGCAACTATGCTGAACGAGTTGGAGGAGGCGCACCAGTTTACCTGGCTGCTGTTCTTGAATATTTGACTGCTGAAGTTCTTGAATTAGCTGGAAATGCTGCCAGAGACAACAAAAAAACCAG GATCATCCCACGTCACCTGCAGCTTGCCATCCGTAACGACGAAGAATTGAACAAACTTCTCACTGGAGTTACCATTGCTGAGGGTGGTGTCCTGCCCAACATTCAGGCCATCCTCCTGCCGAAGAAAACCGGAACCACCTCTGGACCAGTCAAGAGCGGCAAATCAAAATCTCAGTCACAGGAATACTAA